The following proteins come from a genomic window of Pirellula staleyi DSM 6068:
- a CDS encoding DUF692 domain-containing protein → MSSSSDNSLPRLPRLGLPNLGLGVGLRSSHFGYLLREQPAVDWLEVLSENYLDSQGRPRAVVRTLAEHYPLVLHGVSLSIGSTDPLNFGYLEKLRALAAETEARWVSDHLCWTGVMGRNSHDLLPLPLTETCLAHVAARVHAVQEFLGRPIVLENPSSYITFAQSTLGEAEFLATLSQQTGCGLLLDLNNVLVSCINHGWDPIEYLDTIPADRVVQMHLAGHTKLATHLLDTHDGPVIDPVWQLFAYATQKTGAVSTLLEWDAKIPEFPVVHAEVLRAKSMIEQYLNQSADSIRASCREYASREASEPQSLAIPHPSTLATAEVE, encoded by the coding sequence CTCTTCGTCCGACAATTCGCTCCCCCGCTTGCCGCGCCTCGGTCTCCCCAACTTGGGGCTGGGCGTTGGGCTGCGGAGCTCGCATTTTGGCTACCTACTGCGCGAGCAACCAGCAGTCGATTGGCTCGAGGTACTGAGCGAAAACTACCTCGATTCGCAAGGTCGCCCCCGCGCGGTGGTTCGCACACTAGCCGAGCACTATCCGCTGGTGCTGCATGGCGTTTCTCTCTCGATTGGCAGCACCGATCCGCTGAACTTTGGGTATCTCGAAAAGCTTCGCGCGCTGGCCGCCGAAACCGAGGCCCGCTGGGTGAGCGATCACTTGTGCTGGACCGGTGTGATGGGGCGCAATTCGCACGATCTGCTTCCCCTCCCCCTCACCGAAACTTGCCTCGCGCATGTCGCCGCGCGCGTCCATGCGGTGCAAGAGTTCTTGGGTAGGCCGATCGTTCTCGAAAACCCTAGCTCTTACATCACCTTCGCGCAATCCACGTTAGGTGAAGCAGAGTTCCTGGCTACCCTCTCCCAGCAAACGGGCTGTGGTCTATTATTAGATCTTAATAACGTCTTGGTCTCTTGCATCAATCATGGATGGGACCCCATTGAGTATTTAGATACCATTCCAGCCGATCGCGTTGTGCAGATGCATTTGGCGGGACATACTAAACTCGCCACGCACTTATTAGATACCCACGATGGTCCGGTAATCGATCCCGTTTGGCAGCTCTTTGCCTATGCGACTCAAAAAACCGGAGCCGTTAGTACCCTACTGGAATGGGACGCTAAAATTCCAGAGTTTCCCGTCGTGCATGCGGAAGTGCTGCGGGCGAAATCGATGATCGAGCAGTACCTCAATCAGTCGGCGGATAGCATTCGCGCGAGTTGCCGTGAATATGCCAGTCGCGAGGCTTCTGAGCCTCAATCGCTGGCGATTCCACACCCTTCGACACTCGCTACCGCAGAAGTGGAGTAG